The following nucleotide sequence is from Mesobacillus jeotgali.
GCTTGGGATAACCCTTCTTAATCTCATACCAATCAGCGTGAAAATGCTGACCCTGACACCTGCTGCTAATGCTGAAATCCAGAGCATTACCGGTACGAATGTCAGCAAAACACCAAGGAAAATGATCCCAAGTGCAATTGCAACTAAAACAAATGCTGTACCTGCTTCCATATGAACTGCCTCCTAAAAAATATTATTCCATGGTCTTTGAATCTTCATCATTTTACAAATTAAATTCAAAGACCATTGGTATTTATCTCTACTTGTTGCTTCACCGATTCGTCGTGGCAAGAATACCTCAATGAACAATCCAATGAAAGAACAAATTAGATATCTCTAATCTCTCTGACCACAATTCTTGAACCTTCCGTTTTTACAATCCTAACTCTCATATCCTTTGCAATAAACCCACCCTCACTGACTGCATCAATACGCTCATCTTCAACAATGATCGTTCCAGAAGGTCTGAGGGGAGTGAGCGTAATTCCTTCTACCCCAATAAGTTCCAGGCGGTTTTTATTGGATACATAACCCTTTTCAGTGCTTGTTGAATCTGTGAGTATGATTCTTCTGAAAAATTTCATCTTTTTTCCAAACACCCTTATCATTAAAATAGATAAAACGATGGACGCAGTCAAGGCAATCAATAACGATATTCCCATATGGACCACATTATCCGATGCCATAAAAAAGCTTGCAATAATTGCTAATAACCCAATTGTTCCGGCTATTCCTCCTGGGATGAATACCTCTAGCAATATTAGCCCAACACCAAGCGCGAACAGAATCAATGTCTCGAAACCTGCCAGGCCGGCAACCATATGCCCATAGAAGAATAGAAGCAAAGCAGACAAGCCGGCAATTCCCGGCAGACCAAATCCTGGCGAATAGAGCTCAAGAACCAGCCCTAAACTGCCGATTGTCATCAAAATCGGGACAACGACTGGATGTGTTATGAATCTCGCAAGTTTTTCAGCGAAAGTCTCGTTCACATTCCGGATTTCGGCATCCTCATAGCCTAGTTTTTGCAATAACTCATCTAGATTTTTAACAGTGCCCTCGGAATACCCAACCTCGAGTGCCTGCTCCGCCGTCAGGGTAAGAAGCTCTCCCTTGCCTGCACCAAGCTCCGGAAGGTCGATGCTTTCATCTGCCATCGCCTGGGCATATATCGGATCCCGTCCGCTTTCAACCGCTGCTGCTTTCATGGCAGCAAACCAATAGGACTCCGCTTTTTTTCCAGCGGTATTGCCCTGCTGGTCGATGATCGCAGCCGATCCCATTGTAGATCCGGGAACCATATAAATTTCATCAGTATTCAGGGAAATATATGCACCTGCAGATAATGCCTGCTTATTGACGAAGGCCACAGTTTTCAAGTCAGTGCCTGTCAGCAGCTTTCCAATACCGCCAGCAGCGTCAACCGCTCCTCCAGGTGTATTCACATCAAAAATGATTGCTTCCGCACCAGCCTCTTCTGCCTCCTCAACTGCTCTCTCCAGGAAGGCAAGCAGGCCCTTCTCAACTGTTTCTTCAATCGGCACTACATAGACCACTTTTTGATCAGCATCTGCAGTGAACGGATAGATCCAGCTGGCCAGTGACAAGAGGATGATGATGCTCGCAATCACTGATTTTATTTTCAAATTGGCACCTCCATTCATAAATATAAGGCCATAGTGGTAATACGCAATTGAACCCCAAAAAGTTTCATTGATTTCCTACAGATTTTCAAATTATTTAGCCCAGACTGAAAGGTTCCATTTATTGTTAAAGATGGCCTTTCATGCATCCACATCCTGGTTATTGAATGTGCATTTACGGCTAGGCATCTTGTTTGGATTTATAGAATATTTTTTATGTGAACTTCATGGACCAAGGCCTCTTTCTGGCTTATAGAAGGAGGGTAAACCGACTGGGTTATCACCAATATGTATATTAATCAACATAACACAAAGCATCATCCCAGGACACTTTTTAGTATGCGCTAAAAAGGCCGCAAGAATATCCTGCGGCCTTCGAGCTTTTTATGAAAGGTGTTGTTGTACAAGTTTATTAACGAGAGATCCGTCTGCTTTACCTTTTACTTTAGGCATAAGGACAGCCATTACTCTACCCATATCGGCTTTAGATGCCGCACCGGTCTCTGCGATAGCTTCTTTGACGATTGCCATCACTTCTTCTTCGCTAAGCTGCTGTGGCATGTAAATTTCGACATGCTTTAATTCTGTTTGTATCTTTTCAACGAGGTCTTGACGACCAGCTTTTTCAAATTCCTGGAGGGAATCTTTGCGTTGTTTCACTTCACGAGAAAGTACAGTTAACTCTTCTTCTTCGGATAATTCCTGCTTGCCGAACTTGATTGCTTCGTTTTGCAGGGATGCTTTGACCATCCGAATTGTCGTGAGTCTGTCCTTTTCTTTGTTCTTCATCGCTTGTTTCATATCATTATTTAAACGCTCGAGCAGGCTCAAGTTGATTCCACCCTCTCTTAGAACTTGCGTTTTCTAGCAGCTTCAGACTTTTTCTTACGCTTTACACTAGGTTTTTCGTAGAATTCGCGCTTTCTAGCTTCTTGGATAGTACCTGATTTAGATACAGTACGTTTGAAGCGTCGAAGAGCATCTTCAAGCGATTCGTTTTTACGAACGACAGTTTTAGACATTCTCTTTCCCTCCCTCCGAGCACAACACACTAACACCAAAACACATGGGAAACCATGTACCTTGCAATTATAATATATCACTGGCAGGAGGTCAACTGTAATTAGCCCTTGTTTTTACATTATGTACTTTTGCAGGATATCATTCAGACTGAAAAATTTATTAGCATGTCCTGCACTCCTTTTCATACATTTAAATGGGAGGGGGAGTCCTATGGTCTATCTATTATTTTTCCTATTGTTTCTCGCTGTTTTCATCGGCGGAATGACATTGCTTCGGAAAGGCTTGTTCGAACTTTCCGCAAGCAGAATGAAGAACTGGCTGACCATCATGACTGATACACCACTTAAAGGGTTGTTAGCCGGTACCATAGTTACGGCCCTTTTGCATAGCAGTTCAGCTGTCATGGTGATTACGATTGGATTGATTTCTGCCGGCCTGCTGAAATTCTCACAATCAATCGGGATTATCCTTGGATCAAATATAGGAACAACCTTCACCCTTGAAATCATAACTTTCAACATCGATGCATTTATCGTGCCATTCGCTGTTATTGGTGCGATTTTAATGGTAGCACGTAATAAAACATGGCAAAACATTGGTGCCATTTCTTTTGGGATTGCTGCTGTTTTCGCTGCAATGCGCGGTTTCACTTTCCTTGCTGACCCTGTGACCAGCTTGCCGATTGTTGAAGCTGCGCTCGCAAATCTGAACAACAGCCATCTGATCAGTATCCTAACAGGCACGATTGTAACTGCCATGATCCAATCAAGCACAGCGATGACAGGGATCATCATGGGATTTTTGTCTGAGGGCACATTAAGCATGAATTCAGCAATTGCAGCGATGCTCGGTGCGAATATAGGCACTTGCATTACCGCCATGCTGGCGTCGATTGGTGCCGGCAAAGAGGCCAGACTTACAGCGTTTGCGCACGTATGGCTGAATATTGCTGGAGCAGCAGTCTTCTATCCCTTCATCGACCAAGTTGCTGCACTTGCTCCAATGACAGCCGCCAGACCCGAAGTACAGCTGGCACATGTCAGTGTCGTTTACAACATAATCGCTTCATTGCTTGTTCTTCCTGTTGCCGAGAAATTCGGCAGGATGATTGAATTCATTCATGGGAAAGAAGAACGTAGTTAGTGGTTGAAAAACTTCATTTGAACGAAAAAAAACTGAACGGCGATATATTTTTACGCTGATATATTCTTAAATATGGTCAATATACACTAAAAACTTGGCCGATAACTAACTTAATCGGTCTTAGAATCAAATCAAAAAAAGAGCTGGCATTTCGCCAGCTCTTTCACATTCCACTATATAACAGCTTGTTCAGCTACAATTTCATCTTCAAGTACTCGGACAAATTGCCCTTCATTGTAAGGATAGCCTGCTTTCGCAATCTTGACCTTCACAATTTTACCGATCATCTCTTCAGTAGCAGGGAAAACAACTTTCAAATAGTTGTCTGTATAACCTACATAAAGTCCGCTGTCTGGCTCTTCCTTATAGATTTCTTCAGGAATCACTTCAAGCACTTCATTTTCAAATTGTGAGGCATATTCCTTAGCAAGCTGATTGGAAAGCTCAATCAATCTGTGAACGCGTTTGTTTTTCACGTCTTCATCCACCTGGTCTTCCATTCTCGCAGCAGGAGTGCCTGTCCGTTTTGAATAAGGGAAAACATGCAGCTCTGAGAATTGATGCTTTTTAATGAAATTATAGGTTTCCATGAACTCTTCTTCTGTTTCACCCGGGAAACCGACAATGATATCAGAGGTAACTGCAAGACCTGGCAATACTTCCTTAAGCCGGTCTAGACGCTCTCCGAAAAATTCCATTGTGTATTTACGGCGCATACGCTTCAATACTGTGTCTGATCCTGATTGGAGCGGGATGTGCAAGTGACGGACGATAATATTCGATTGATCGATTACCTCGATCACTTCGTCTGTGATCTGACTCGCTTCAATAGAAGAAATACGAAGGCGCTTAATGCCTTTAACTTGTGCCTCAAGGTCTCTAAGCAGTGCAGCAAGGTTGTAGTCCTTTATGTCTTCACCGTAGCCGCCTGTATGGATACCAGTAAGGACGATTTCCTTGTATCCAGCATCAACAAGCTGCTGAGCCTGGCGGATGACCTCCTGTGGATCACGGGATCTCATCAAACCGCGTGCCCATGGAATGATACAGAAGGTGCAGAAGTTATTGCATCCTTCCTGGATTTTCAATGAGGCTCTTGTGCGGTCAGTAAATGCCGGCACATCAAGTTCCTCATAAACTCGATTCTTCATGATATTGCCAACAGCATTAATTGGCTGGCGCTCTTGCTTGTATTGTTCAATATACTCTAGCATTTTTACGCGGTCTTGTGTTCCGACAACGATATCCACTCCAGGAATCGCCATGATTTCTGCCGGCGAAGTTTGCGCGTAGCAGCCGGTAACACAAATAACTGCATCCGGATTCTTTCGCACAGCCCGGCGGATGACCTGACGGCTTTTCTTGTCCCCTGTATTCGTTACCGTACAGGTGTTGATGACATAAACATCTGAAGTAGACTCAAATTCTACTCGATCGTATCCTTGTTCCTTAAATAACTGCCAAATGGCTTCTGTTTCGTAATGGTTAACCTTACAACCTAATGTATGAAAAGCAACTGTAGGCATTATCTTCACCCCAATAATTCAAAATGATAAGAAACAGCAGACAAGGCATATAGCGGCGCTGTTTCTGTACGCAAGATGCGCGGCCCGAGACCACAAGCTAAAAATCCATTCTTATTTAAAAGGTCAACTTCAGCAGAGGTAAGTCCTCCCTCTGGCCCAAATACAATCAGGAGGCTGTCGCCTTCCCCCAATTTCGCGAGAGTAGAAGAAAGGACCGAAGCTTCACCTTCCCTCGCTTCTTCCTCATAAGCAACTAGCTTATAAGTATACTCGCCGCTTGCTTTGATCAGTTCTTTAAGACTGACCGGTTCTTTCACTTCTGGAACATAGCTGCGGTGCGACTGCTCAGCAGCTTCCTTGGCAATCTTCTGCCAGCGCTCAACCTTTTTGGCAGCCTTCTTGCCGTCCCATTTAACGATTGAGCGGGATGCGGTAAAAGGGACAAATTCATAGGCACCGAGTTCAGTACCCTTCTGAATAATTAATTCGAGCTTATCCCCTTTGGGCAGACCGCTCGCAATCACGACATGGACCGGGAGCTCAGTAGTCCCATCCTCCCATTTTACAACGTTTGCCACAACGATTTCATCGGTAATTTCTGCAATCTGGCAGACCGCGCTTTTTCCCGCGGGCGTGACACAGATGATTTCGTCCCCAGCCTTCATCCTCATAACACGTACAATGTGATGATAATCATCGCCGCCAATATGGAACTGTTCCATATTACCTTGTTCATCAATAAAATATCGTTGCATCACAACACCTGCTTTCTGAAAAGCGCAAGCGCCTGGATCAGCCTCGACAAGCTTACGGGGAACTAGGCGCTGGAGCTAAACATTTCTCAGAGTAAAATAGACAGAAAAAAGGGGATACACTTTCCCCCTTTTCCACATTATTTCTTTTTGCTGATGATCGCAACCCAGTCTTCCATGGAAATAATTTCTTCTATTTCAAACCCTGCGTTGATCATTGCATCCTTGACGACTTCTTTCTTCTGTTGGATGATCCCAGAAGTAATGAAATATCCGCCATTTTTTACGACCTTGCCTGCATCATCAGCAAAGCGCAGAATGACTTCTGCGAGGATATTGGCTACTACAATATCCGCTCCTTCTTCAACACCATCAAGAAGGTTGTTTTGTGAAATGGTTGCGACATCGTGGACTTTGTTGAGCTTTAGATTGAGCTTTGCAACCTGAACGGCTACATCGTCAAGGTCCATCGCTTCCACTTTTCCTGCACCGAGTTTAGCCGCTGCAATACTAAGAACACCTGAACCTGTTCCAACATCCACGACTCGGTCGCCAGGCTGGACCGTTCTTTCCAGCGCCTGGATACACATGACCGTTGTCGGATGTGTTCCAGTGCCGAATGCCATGCCTGGATCAAGCTCAATGATCAATTCGTCCGTGTTGACGGGAGTGTAATCCTCCCAGGTCGGTACGATTGTGAATTTCTCGGAAATTTTAACAGGATTGTAGTATTTCTTCCAGGCAGTTGCCCACTCTTCCTCATTCACTTCACTGATGGATACTTTATTCATACCGATATCAATATTGTAGATTATCAGGTTATTGATCGCTTCTTTTATCTCATCAACCGTTTCTCCAAGGAAACTGTTTACCGGCAGATAAGCTTTTACAATGACGCCTTCTTCCGGATAATCGTCTGGATTAAGCTGGTATATTTCTCCGAACTGGTCCTCTCTCTCCTTCTCAAGCTCCAGCGGATCTTCGATAACCACTCCGCTCGCGCCTGCTTCGTGCAGGATATTGGAAATCGGCTCAACCGCTTCATTTGTAGTTAAAATGCTGATTTCAGACCATTTCATTTATACCAACTCCATTCGATTAATCACCTTTAAAGGCACGTTTTACTTTTGAAAAAAAGCTTTCCTCCTGCTCCCCAAGTGGAGACTGTCCGCTTACTTCGGCAAACTCACGGAGAAGCTGCT
It contains:
- a CDS encoding NfeD family protein, producing the protein MKSVIASIIILLSLASWIYPFTADADQKVVYVVPIEETVEKGLLAFLERAVEEAEEAGAEAIIFDVNTPGGAVDAAGGIGKLLTGTDLKTVAFVNKQALSAGAYISLNTDEIYMVPGSTMGSAAIIDQQGNTAGKKAESYWFAAMKAAAVESGRDPIYAQAMADESIDLPELGAGKGELLTLTAEQALEVGYSEGTVKNLDELLQKLGYEDAEIRNVNETFAEKLARFITHPVVVPILMTIGSLGLVLELYSPGFGLPGIAGLSALLLFFYGHMVAGLAGFETLILFALGVGLILLEVFIPGGIAGTIGLLAIIASFFMASDNVVHMGISLLIALTASIVLSILMIRVFGKKMKFFRRIILTDSTSTEKGYVSNKNRLELIGVEGITLTPLRPSGTIIVEDERIDAVSEGGFIAKDMRVRIVKTEGSRIVVREIRDI
- a CDS encoding GatB/YqeY domain-containing protein codes for the protein MSLLERLNNDMKQAMKNKEKDRLTTIRMVKASLQNEAIKFGKQELSEEEELTVLSREVKQRKDSLQEFEKAGRQDLVEKIQTELKHVEIYMPQQLSEEEVMAIVKEAIAETGAASKADMGRVMAVLMPKVKGKADGSLVNKLVQQHLS
- the rpsU gene encoding 30S ribosomal protein S21, with product MSKTVVRKNESLEDALRRFKRTVSKSGTIQEARKREFYEKPSVKRKKKSEAARKRKF
- a CDS encoding Na/Pi symporter, which encodes MVYLLFFLLFLAVFIGGMTLLRKGLFELSASRMKNWLTIMTDTPLKGLLAGTIVTALLHSSSAVMVITIGLISAGLLKFSQSIGIILGSNIGTTFTLEIITFNIDAFIVPFAVIGAILMVARNKTWQNIGAISFGIAAVFAAMRGFTFLADPVTSLPIVEAALANLNNSHLISILTGTIVTAMIQSSTAMTGIIMGFLSEGTLSMNSAIAAMLGANIGTCITAMLASIGAGKEARLTAFAHVWLNIAGAAVFYPFIDQVAALAPMTAARPEVQLAHVSVVYNIIASLLVLPVAEKFGRMIEFIHGKEERS
- the mtaB gene encoding tRNA (N(6)-L-threonylcarbamoyladenosine(37)-C(2))-methylthiotransferase MtaB, with protein sequence MPTVAFHTLGCKVNHYETEAIWQLFKEQGYDRVEFESTSDVYVINTCTVTNTGDKKSRQVIRRAVRKNPDAVICVTGCYAQTSPAEIMAIPGVDIVVGTQDRVKMLEYIEQYKQERQPINAVGNIMKNRVYEELDVPAFTDRTRASLKIQEGCNNFCTFCIIPWARGLMRSRDPQEVIRQAQQLVDAGYKEIVLTGIHTGGYGEDIKDYNLAALLRDLEAQVKGIKRLRISSIEASQITDEVIEVIDQSNIIVRHLHIPLQSGSDTVLKRMRRKYTMEFFGERLDRLKEVLPGLAVTSDIIVGFPGETEEEFMETYNFIKKHQFSELHVFPYSKRTGTPAARMEDQVDEDVKNKRVHRLIELSNQLAKEYASQFENEVLEVIPEEIYKEEPDSGLYVGYTDNYLKVVFPATEEMIGKIVKVKIAKAGYPYNEGQFVRVLEDEIVAEQAVI
- a CDS encoding 16S rRNA (uracil(1498)-N(3))-methyltransferase produces the protein MQRYFIDEQGNMEQFHIGGDDYHHIVRVMRMKAGDEIICVTPAGKSAVCQIAEITDEIVVANVVKWEDGTTELPVHVVIASGLPKGDKLELIIQKGTELGAYEFVPFTASRSIVKWDGKKAAKKVERWQKIAKEAAEQSHRSYVPEVKEPVSLKELIKASGEYTYKLVAYEEEAREGEASVLSSTLAKLGEGDSLLIVFGPEGGLTSAEVDLLNKNGFLACGLGPRILRTETAPLYALSAVSYHFELLG
- the prmA gene encoding 50S ribosomal protein L11 methyltransferase — protein: MKWSEISILTTNEAVEPISNILHEAGASGVVIEDPLELEKEREDQFGEIYQLNPDDYPEEGVIVKAYLPVNSFLGETVDEIKEAINNLIIYNIDIGMNKVSISEVNEEEWATAWKKYYNPVKISEKFTIVPTWEDYTPVNTDELIIELDPGMAFGTGTHPTTVMCIQALERTVQPGDRVVDVGTGSGVLSIAAAKLGAGKVEAMDLDDVAVQVAKLNLKLNKVHDVATISQNNLLDGVEEGADIVVANILAEVILRFADDAGKVVKNGGYFITSGIIQQKKEVVKDAMINAGFEIEEIISMEDWVAIISKKK